One Nicotiana tomentosiformis chromosome 4, ASM39032v3, whole genome shotgun sequence genomic window carries:
- the LOC104084577 gene encoding peptidyl-prolyl cis-trans isomerase FKBP19, chloroplastic: protein MATASFSSLGSFPNSLIFTKISSSTSTFGQRQIVCTTFREPIIDLSSCSDGNESSDCRTVVDRRGVLLSSVGFLAPTICNAGKAAEFADMPALRGKDYGKTKMRYPDYNETQSGLQYKDLRVGSGPTPKIGETVVVDWDGYTIGYYGRIFEARNKTKGGSFEGDDKDFFKFRVGSQEVIPAFEEAITGMAIGGIRRIIVPPELGYPDNDYNKKGPRPTTFSGQRALDFVLRNQGLIDKTLLFDIELLKIVSK from the exons ATGGCGACGGCGTCTTTTTCATCTCTGGGATCATTCCCAAATTCATTAATCTTTACCAAGATTTCTTCTTCTACTTCTACG TTTGGGCAACGGCAAATTGTATGTACAACATTTAGGGAACCAATTATTGACTTATCCAGTTGCTCTG ATGGTAATGAAAGCTCGGATTGTAGAACTGTAGTCGATCGAAGGGGAGTGTTGTTGTCATCAGTGGGATTTTTAGCACCAACCATTTGTAATGCTGGGAAGGCAGCTGAATTTGCTGACA TGCCTGCATTGAGAGGAAAGGACTACGGGAAGACAAAAATGCGGTATCCTGACTATAATGAAACTCAATCAGGTCTCCAGTATAAG GATTTGAGAGTTGGAAGTGGGCCCACACCAAAGATTGGAGAGACAGTGGTG GTTGACTGGGATGGTTACACGATAGGTTATTATGGTCGCATATTTGAAGCTCGTAACAAGACAAAAGGTGGTTCTTTTGAG GGAGATGATAAGGACTTCTTCAAATTCAGAGTAGGATCTCAAGAG GTAATACCGGCATTCGAGGAAGCTATTACTGGCATGGCAATTGGTGGTATCAGAAG AATCATAGTTCCTCCTGAGCTGGGATACCCTGATAATGACTACAACAAGAAAGGTCCAAGACCAACGACATTTTCG GGACAAAGAGCTTTGGATTTTGTGCTGAGGAACCAAGGATTGATTGATAAGACTCTCCTGTTTGATATTGAGCTCCTCAAAATCGTATCAAAATGA